One bacterium DNA window includes the following coding sequences:
- a CDS encoding HD domain-containing protein — protein MRSLIRTLAEEIAAGGGRAYYVGGCVRDRLLGLPSLDLDIEVYGLPLAALEALLARHGRVQAVGRTFGILKFRARRGGEADFGLPRRESLSGRGHRGFTVDLDPSITPREACARRDFTVNAMLEDVLTGEVHDFFGGRADLAARRLRHTSPAFSEDPLRVYRLMQLGARYALDPAPETLALCREMDLGALAPERVYAEFEKLLLLAAAPSRGLAVARAAGVLAFHPELAAMIGCPQDPDWHPEGDVWTHTLLVVDAAARLRTGDRRLDLALMFGALCHDLGKPLTTHRKQGRILSPGHTEAGEEPARRFLGRLTQDGELIEAVLRFVRLHLRPAEFYRVREEIGDGAIRRLATEVNIVELVLLARADHLGRTTADALAGEFPAGDWLLAKAAELAVEREAPAPLLMGRHLLEAGWQPGPAVGEAVNAAYEAQLEEAFVDLHGALVWLERWLAERPSRRSPWRRDGDI, from the coding sequence CGCTGGCGGCCCTCGAGGCCCTGCTCGCCCGCCACGGCCGGGTCCAGGCCGTGGGGCGGACCTTCGGCATCCTCAAGTTTCGCGCCCGGCGCGGCGGCGAGGCGGACTTCGGCCTGCCTCGCCGCGAGAGCCTGAGCGGCCGCGGCCATCGCGGCTTCACGGTGGACCTCGACCCGTCGATCACGCCCCGGGAGGCCTGCGCGCGCCGCGACTTCACCGTCAACGCCATGCTCGAGGACGTGCTGACGGGCGAGGTCCACGATTTCTTCGGCGGCCGCGCCGATCTCGCCGCTCGCCGCCTGCGCCACACGAGCCCCGCCTTCAGCGAGGACCCGCTGCGCGTCTACCGGCTCATGCAGCTCGGCGCGCGCTACGCACTCGATCCCGCGCCCGAAACCCTGGCTCTCTGCCGCGAGATGGACCTCGGCGCCCTCGCGCCGGAGCGCGTCTACGCCGAGTTCGAGAAGCTGCTGCTGCTCGCCGCGGCGCCGAGCCGCGGCCTCGCGGTCGCCCGCGCGGCGGGCGTGCTCGCCTTCCATCCCGAGCTGGCGGCGATGATCGGCTGCCCGCAGGACCCGGACTGGCACCCCGAGGGCGACGTCTGGACGCACACGCTGCTCGTCGTCGACGCCGCGGCGCGCCTGCGCACGGGCGATCGGCGCCTGGATCTCGCCCTCATGTTCGGCGCGCTCTGCCACGACCTCGGCAAGCCGCTGACGACGCACCGCAAGCAGGGCCGCATCCTCAGCCCCGGCCACACCGAGGCCGGCGAGGAGCCCGCGCGCCGCTTCCTCGGCCGTCTCACGCAGGACGGCGAGCTGATCGAAGCCGTGCTGCGTTTCGTGCGCCTGCACCTGCGGCCGGCCGAGTTCTACCGGGTGCGCGAGGAGATCGGCGACGGGGCGATCCGCCGCCTGGCCACCGAGGTGAACATCGTCGAGCTCGTGCTCCTCGCGAGAGCCGACCACCTGGGCCGCACGACCGCCGACGCGCTGGCCGGCGAGTTTCCCGCCGGCGACTGGCTGCTCGCCAAGGCCGCGGAACTGGCGGTCGAGCGCGAGGCGCCGGCCCCGCTGCTCATGGGCCGGCATCTGCTCGAGGCGGGCTGGCAGCCCGGCCCGGCGGTCGGGGAGGCCGTGAATGCCGCCTACGAGGCTCAGCTCGAGGAAGCCTTCGTTGACCTCCACGGGGCCCTCGTCTGGCTCGAGCGCTGGCTGGCGGAGCGCCCCTCCCGCCGCTCCCCGTGGCGCAGAGACGGCGATATCTAG
- a CDS encoding TetR/AcrR family transcriptional regulator, whose translation MARSNLTPGTPNRRQCLIGSASKLFAEHGYEGTTIRQIARECGITEAAIYKHFEGKDQLYEEVIHSKSRQHEISAYLATCGGLADVEDVLYTVARHILATARQDPNLLRMLLYSSLEGFRGSALLYREFRQPYIAYLREELRQRIALGEIRPVNPFITSRCFVGMVMDCAINVELWNNLESTAYSAEAVIQNNVPMIARGLRAAAQTRTES comes from the coding sequence ATGGCCAGAAGCAACCTGACGCCGGGCACCCCGAATCGCCGCCAGTGCCTGATCGGCTCCGCAAGCAAGCTCTTCGCGGAGCACGGCTACGAGGGCACCACGATCCGCCAGATCGCCCGCGAGTGCGGCATCACCGAGGCCGCGATCTACAAGCACTTCGAGGGCAAGGACCAGCTCTACGAAGAGGTGATCCACAGCAAGTCCCGTCAGCACGAGATCTCCGCCTACCTGGCAACCTGCGGCGGGCTGGCCGATGTCGAGGACGTGCTCTACACCGTGGCGCGGCACATCCTCGCCACGGCGCGCCAGGATCCCAATCTCCTGCGCATGCTCCTCTACTCGAGCCTCGAGGGCTTTCGCGGCTCGGCGCTCCTGTACCGCGAGTTCCGCCAGCCCTACATCGCCTACCTGCGCGAGGAGCTGCGCCAGCGCATCGCGCTCGGCGAGATCCGGCCCGTCAATCCCTTCATCACGAGTCGCTGCTTCGTGGGCATGGTGATGGACTGCGCCATCAACGTCGAGCTGTGGAACAACCTCGAAAGCACCGCCTACTCGGCCGAAGCGGTGATCCAGAACAACGTCCCGATGATCGCCCGCGGGCTGCGCGCTGCGGCGCAGACGCGGACGGAGTCCTGA